In Yarrowia lipolytica chromosome 1F, complete sequence, a genomic segment contains:
- a CDS encoding uncharacterized protein (Compare to YALI0F06556g, weakly similar to wi|NCU06665.1 Neurospora crassa and uniprot|P38137 Saccharomyces cerevisiae YBR222C Peroxisomal- coenzyme A synthetase) produces the protein MIIHTSLNQPIDDREFFDGTIPDFIRTSPFVNDTTPFFIDAATGEQLSQRQLWKMSNDFLTIFRQHGLGNARDNVSDPSMGDVFITLFPNCIWAGPVHWAALDAGATLSPASCSYTVQEFAHQLQLVVPKMVVYSEPFKQLLEDAIIVSKTNPTILSLEQLIEDSERVPLAQANFQFANRLQLRPKESITRVAYLAMSSGTSGGLFKAVRITHGNITSNAIMSTKSSNALLKTNQVASAIIPVSHLYGLAQFLVFGVHRGTAAVFHKGFDFIEFLDAAVKYKVNIFPLVPPIIILLAKHPFTQKYVPDLKRNLTTVLSGAAPLGVKATEEFLERITGRKDGVSEYGTLRVIQGWGMTETSPVCTLFDPEVPVAHIRSVGKLVSNTEARVVSEGVDQPACDVDPASLDAAIKAGGLPTGEILIRGPHVMDGYHKNPSANADAFEEASDWTPDMPWYKKRWLRTGDVGFFDLQGRVMIVDRTKELIKSMGKQVAPAELEDALLANPLVADCAVIGVMDVDKGTESPRAFVVLRDPKADAVGILKSLNSQMPKYKNLHGGIVVVEAVPRNPSGKVLRRLLRDRKDDVVLGLDVSKL, from the coding sequence ATGATCATCCACACCTCTCTCAACCAGCCAATTGACGACAGGGAGTTCTTTGACGGAACAATTCCCGACTTTATCCGGACTTCCCCGTTCGTCAATGATACCACTCCGTTCTTCATTGATGCGGCTACCGGCGAACAGCTAAGTCAGCGGCAGCTGTGGAAAATGTCAAATGACTTTCTGACCATTTTCCGGCAGCACGGACTTGGAAACGCTCGTGACAATGTCTCTGATCCGTCCATGGGCGACGTTTTCATCACTCTCTTTCCCAACTGTATTTGGGCAGGTCCTGTTCATTGGGCAGCTCTGGATGCTGGTGCTACCCTATCGCCTGCAAGTTGCTCATACACGGTCCAGGAGTTTGCTCATCAGCTCCAGCTTGTTGTTCCAAAGATGGTTGTTTACTCTGAGCCATTCAAACAGTTGCTGGAAGACGCTATCATTGTTTCCAAGACAAATCCAACCATTTTATCTCTTGAACAATTGATTGAAGATAGTGAGAGAGTGCCTCTGGCTCAAGCCAACTTCCAGTTTGCAAACAGACTCCAGCTGCGTCCCAAAGAGAGTATCACTCGAGTAGCATACCTGGCCATGTCTTCTGGAACCTCAGGAGGACTATTCAAGGCTGTCAGAATCACACATGGAAATATCACATCCAACGCCATCATGAGCACCAAGAGTTCCAATGCTCTGTTGAAAACAAATCAGGTGGCCTCCGCTATTATTCCCGTGTCGCACCTCTATGGACTAGCCCAGTTTCTGGTGTTTGGAGTCCACAGAGGcactgctgctgtgttCCATAAAGGTTTTGATTTCATCGAGTTCCTGGATGCTGCtgtcaagtacaaggtAAACATCTTCCCACTGGTACCCCCCATCATCATTTTGTTGGCTAAACATCCGTTTACGCAGAAATATGTGCCAGATCTGAAACGCAACCTGACCACTGTTCTCTCGGGAGCTGCTCCTCTCGGTGTCAAAGCCACAGAAGAGTTTCTGGAACGAATCACCGGCCGAAAAGATGGAGTGTCCGAGTACGGTACCCTGCGGGTAATCCAGGGCTGGGGCATGACCGAGACGTCGCCTGTGTGTACTTTGTTCGACCCCGAAGTCCCCGTGGCTCATATTAGATCGGTTGGAAAACTTGTGTCAAACACTGAAGCTCGAGTGGTGTCTGAGGGAGTTGACCAACCTGCTTGTGACGTTGATCCGGCGTCTCTAGATGCTGCTATCAAGGCTGGGGGACTTCCCACGGGCGAGATTCTCATTCGAGGACCTCACGTGATGGACGGATATCACAAGAACCCCTCTGCTAACGCAGACGCGTTCGAAGAGGCTTCTGACTGGACTCCCGACATGCCCTGGTACAAGAAACGATGGTTGCGAACTGGAGACGTTGGTTTCTTTGATCTGCAGGGCAGAGTAATGATTGTGGACCGTACCAAGGAGCTTATCAAAAGTATGGGAAAACAGGTGGCTCCTGCTGAGCTGGAAGACGCGTTATTGGCCAATCCTCTGGTTGCTGACTGTGCTGTTATTGGTGTTATGGACGTGGATAAAGGCACAGAGTCTCCCCGGGCTTTTGTGGTTCTGAGAGATCCGAAAGCTGATGCTGTGGGTATTCTCAAGTCACTCAACAGCCAGATgcccaagtacaagaatCTGCATGGCGGAATCGTGGTGGTTGAGGCCGTGCCTAGGAACCCTTCTGGAAAGGTGTTGAGACGGCTGTTGAGAGATAGAAAGGATGATGTGGTGTTGGGCTTGGATGTTTCCAAGCTGTAA
- a CDS encoding uncharacterized protein (Compare to YALI0F06578g, similar to uniprot|P53629 Saccharomyces cerevisiae YNR019w ARE2 acyl-CoA sterol acyltransferase, similar to Saccharomyces cerevisiae ARE1 (YCR048W) and ARE2 (YNR019W); ancestral locus Anc_6.317) yields the protein MATLHPEDAAGRPVRRRPRPSSSGGSRSPSTKRHSIVREHLGEELNVPDGQEMDLGQVNKNLNAAYAKAEKDSDDEKEKKEEGVVDELPEKYSYPRFSKNNRRYRFTDIKFKPTPSILDKFAHKDSEFFGFYTLLWMVFAFCVFRTGLLNYTNEGILFRGQIFAILSKDLWKVALVDLGMYLTTYLSVFLQLAVKHGLVDWNSFGWIIQNVHQTLFLFFYLWVAKSSNLPWIGNIFIVLHAFVMLMKQHSYAFYNGYLWTVEDELSHAKQRLTEDIPVSEKEDLKLDIEFCETELKVQSRHTPFPTNITFSNYFWYSMFPTLVYEIEFPRTPRIKWTYVLEKVAAVFGVFFLMIWVAESYLYPPVVAVIQMRDEPFWNKVRIYPIFLSDILLPFVIEYMLVFYIIWDAILNGIAELTRFADRDFYGPWWNCTSWEQFSREWNIPVYQFLKRHVYHSSISAFKFSKGAATLTTFLLSSLVHELVMFAIFKKFRGYLLLLQMTQLPLAMLQKTKWIQDRPVFGNAFFWFSLMIGPSLMCSMYLLF from the coding sequence ATGGCCACACTCCACCCCGAAGACGCCGCAGGACGGCCCGTGCGACGACGACCTCGTCCCTCCAGTTCGGGCGGCTCCAGATCGCCGTCCACCAAACGACACTCGATAGTGCGGGAGCATCTCGGAGAAGAGCTCAATGTGCCCGACGGCCAGGAAATGGACCTGGGCCAGGTCAACAAGAACCTCAATGCCGCATacgccaaggccgagaaggactcggacgacgagaaggaaaagaaggaggagggcgTGGTGGACGAGCTGCCAGAGAAGTATTCCTACCCTCGATTCTCAAAGAACAACCGACGCTACAGATTCACCGACATCAAGTTCAAGCCAACACCGTCGATTCTCGACAAGTTCGCCCACAAGGACTCGGAGTTCTTTGGCTTCTACACCCTGCTGTGGATGGTGTTTGCCTTCTGCGTCTTCCGAACCGGCCTGCTCAACTACACAAACGAAGGCATCCTGTTCCGGGGCCAGATTTTCGCCATTCTCAGCAAAGATCTCTGGAAAGTCGCATTGGTCGATCTGGGCATGTACCTGACCACCTAtctgtctgtgtttctGCAATTGGCCGTCAAGCACGGTCTGGTCGACTGGAACTCGTTTGGCTGGATCATCCAGAACGTGCACCAGACCCtgttcctcttcttctaccTTTGGGTCGCCAAGTCGAGTAACCTGCCTTGGATCGGTAACATCTTCATTGTGCTTCATGCCTTTGTCATGCTCATGAAACAACACTCGTACGCCTTCTACAATGGCTACCTATGGACTGTCGAGGACGAGCTCTCCCACGCAAAGCAGCGTCTCACCGAAGACATTCCTGTTtcagagaaggaggatCTCAAGCTGGACATCGAGTTCTGCGAGACAGAGCTCAAGGTCCAATCCAGACACACCCCTTTCcccaccaacatcacctTTTCTAACTACTTCTGGTACTCCATGTTCCCAACGCTCGTCTACGAAATTGAGTTCCCTCGAACCCCCCGAATCAAGTGGACATACgtgctggagaaggtcGCCGCAGTCTTTggcgtcttcttccttATGATCTGGGTCGCAGAGTCGTACCTGTATCCCCCTGTGGTGGCTGTTATTCAAATGCGAGACGAACCCTTCTGGAACAAGGTCCGAATCTATCCCATTTTCCTGTCGGACATTCTGCTGCCCTTTGTCATTGAGTACATGCTTGTTTTCTACATCATCTGGGACGCCATTCTCAACGGCATTGCCGAGCTCACTCGCTTCGCCGACAGAGACTTTTATGGCCCCTGGTGGAACTGTACCAGCTGGGAGCAGTTTAGCCGAGAATGGAACATTCCTGTCTACCAGTTCCTCAAGCGACACGTCTACCACTCGTCCATCTCTGCTTTCAAGTTCTCCAAGGGCGCAGCTACCCTCACCACCTTCTTGCTGTCTTCTCTTGTCCACGAGCTGGTCATGTTTGCCATCTTTAAGAAGTTCCGAGGATacctgctgttgctgcagaTGACCCAGCTGCCCCTGGCCATGCTGCAGAAAACCAAATGGATCCAGGACAGACCCGTTTTTGGCAACGCTTTCTTCTGGTTCTCGCTCATGATCGGACCTTCTCTCATGTGTTCCATGTACCTCCTCTTCTAA